Part of the Planococcus plakortidis genome is shown below.
GCAAGCCGCTTTTACGGATGTTCAGCATCTATCTTCGCCTCCTGTTCACGGTATTCGGCTTCATCGATTTGCGTGAAGCGGATTTCATCGCCTGCGCGCAGCAAGCTCGGTATGTCCTGTTCCGGAACGAAGAGCCGAAGCGGTGTCCGGCCGATCAGTTGCCAGCCGCCCGGCGTTTCGATCGGGTAGACGCCGGTTTGCATGCCGGCGATCCCGACGGTGCGTTCCGGGATGCGCAGGCGCGGCGATTTCCTTCTGGGGGCGGCAATTTTTTCGGACATGCCGCCGATGAACGGAAACCCAGGGGCAAAGCCGATCATATGCACGCTATAGGTGCCGGAAGTGTGGATTTTGATGACTTCTTCCGGTGTCAGGCCGTTATGCTCTGCGACAAAGCTGAGGTCAGGGCCGAAATCGCCGCCATAGCAGACCGGGATTTCGATTTGGCGCGGGGTGGGTGCTTCAACCTCATCCACCTGTGCGCCCAACAGCCGCAACTCTTCTTCGACTTCCGCTTGCCTGATTTGGCACGGGTCATAGAACACCGTCACGGTCGTGAACGCGGGGATGAACTCGG
Proteins encoded:
- the pxpB gene encoding 5-oxoprolinase subunit PxpB; translation: MLGFTFSPLSEQALVIETGTIINKQSEQAVRKLSALLEKQAPDWLTEFIPAFTTVTVFYDPCQIRQAEVEEELRLLGAQVDEVEAPTPRQIEIPVCYGGDFGPDLSFVAEHNGLTPEEVIKIHTSGTYSVHMIGFAPGFPFIGGMSEKIAAPRRKSPRLRIPERTVGIAGMQTGVYPIETPGGWQLIGRTPLRLFVPEQDIPSLLRAGDEIRFTQIDEAEYREQEAKIDAEHP